Genomic segment of Coffea arabica cultivar ET-39 chromosome 1e, Coffea Arabica ET-39 HiFi, whole genome shotgun sequence:
TCTGGTTGATAACAGTGAGAATAGCTGAAAAATTCTTAGTTCCGACAGAAACGTGGGCCGCTGTACTTAAACGCTCGGGAGAGCCCGGCACCACAAGGTTgctaaagaaagagaaaagaatgaaaaagtGTCTGGATAgcaaattattctaaataatattttacttgcattataaacacatttttaaaTCAACTTTTTTATATTCCTaactatatttttattttacatacatcatattacaaaaagtgctatattaattatttcaaataatactctatccaaactttctccttttttttttgttacaacAAGTTATACTAACGAAGCGTGCTTTTCACGTGACCACTTTCCATATAATTTCATGAGTTTTTTATCAATTGTCCTAAATCGATAAAAATCGACAATGTTCGAGGAATAAATGTGTTTTGGTGaaagtgaaattttgaggatgaaattgatCTATCACCCGATTATTAGGGacgaaaagtgcattttttcctAGAGCTGGCATCCCACCCTACCCCGCACGTAGGGTTTGCATTTAAAAACATTTATGAACTTCAACTccattttttgttttgcttaTATAATGTGCAGGTCGATGAAaatagattaatgggactataCTTTACGGGCTGATGATGCATGCAGGATTTCCTCTACTTAATCATCAAGTAGACCAGAAATATTCCCAATCACCAACCGCCTAAAGCGCCACTATTTCAAAGCCTTCACAGCACGCCTTCAGCCTCAATTGTAACATTTTccaaaccccaaaaaaaaaaatcaccccGTCAAAAGCGCCACTTTAGAACACGCCTTAACaataacaccaaaaaaaaaaaccctttgaATCAAAACCGTCACACACTCCGCCATTCCTCTGCAATACCCAAACCCCACTGTCCTCTCCTTCTCCCAGCTGATTCTGACTCACTGAGTTTAACCGAGTTCACCGGGTTTGCAGCCGTTCCAAACCTCCAATTTCACGAGGAAAGAAAAGATGCGAGCTATCCATCGATTCGTGTCGCGTTTCTCCATTAACCGTTGTTCCAAAAATCAACCCACATTCAAAACCCGTATTCCTTTCTCTCTTTCCGAAAAACCCTTCTCTTCAAACCCTCCTTCGAATAACGATAAAAGTACGACTTCCGGTTTGGGCAGCAGCTTCGGCGTTCCTTCCGGCgatggcggcggcggcggcggcagCAGCGACAACTTGGGGTGGGATAACCCAAGTTCTTCCTCATGGTCTACTGGCCTGACCAAAGAACACTTTGACGGCGAAGTAGTCGGACAGCAGGTGAGCCCTGGATTGGGCCCGAACCCGGCTCGGCCAGAAGGTGGAATGGGAGTCGGAGGCAGTGGTATGGGGCAGGCGCGGTGGACGGATGAGGAGATGATGCGCATTAGGAGGTTACAGGCCGAGAATAGGAAAAGTAGAGCGTTTGTGGAAGGATGGAAGAACAGGATGGTGGAGATGAGTGTCCTGATGAAGCAAGTGAGAGAGCCTGGGGCTCGAGGATCATATTTGAAGGACTCGGAGAAGGCTGAGATGTATCGGAAACATAAGGAGAATCCCGAAGTATATACGGTGGAGAGGCTTGCCAAGGACTACAGGGTTATGAGGCAAAGGGTCCATGCGATTTTATGGCTGAAAGAacaggaggaagaggaagagaagaagTTAGGCCACAAGTTGGACGATTCGGTTGAGCTTTTGTTGGATGCATGCCCCGAGTAAGTTAACTACTTTTCATCAGAAATTTCGTAGGAAAAGTAGTCTTTTTATTGATTAATGATGCTGTTAATTGGTTTCGAGAATGTTGAGTTCTACTATGAAATGCTTTGTTGTAACAGTTAGTTTTTTGAGGGGCTTCTACCCAGGACAAGCAATTAGAGGCCTTGTTAATGGCAATTGGAAGAGACTCTCCTGCTGCTAATGCAACTAGGAATTGACACCTTATTATCCTAATTTCTAGTGCCACTTAATTAGGCTATGCATCCGGTTCTGTATTCTTTCTTTCTAACTGATGTTGGAGATTCTGTTGTCATATATTGCTTAGTGTTATGTCATTTATGTGAATTTGGAAGTAGTTTTCTACCATATACAAGGTGTTTTTAGGAAGAGGAGAAGCTATCACCCTATAGTGTTTACTTTATTAGGTTTGAAGTTCTGTGTTTAGATGGTTGATGTTTTGTTTGTCATAATAGTTCTTACTATTGGGTAATAGTTGAG
This window contains:
- the LOC113703213 gene encoding protein GAMETE CELL DEFECTIVE 1, mitochondrial, whose translation is MRAIHRFVSRFSINRCSKNQPTFKTRIPFSLSEKPFSSNPPSNNDKSTTSGLGSSFGVPSGDGGGGGGSSDNLGWDNPSSSSWSTGLTKEHFDGEVVGQQVSPGLGPNPARPEGGMGVGGSGMGQARWTDEEMMRIRRLQAENRKSRAFVEGWKNRMVEMSVLMKQVREPGARGSYLKDSEKAEMYRKHKENPEVYTVERLAKDYRVMRQRVHAILWLKEQEEEEEKKLGHKLDDSVELLLDACPEFFNSHDREFHVASLPYKPDFKVLPEGWDGTTRDPDEVHYEISMKEDEMLYQEFLQRFNFNKMKMAKLVKCHKYSRRRPSEGWNYTVEKLGPRGKRGNGGGWKFVSAPDGSTRPLNEYEKMFVRRETPRRRRRILP